One genomic region from Artemia franciscana chromosome 17, ASM3288406v1, whole genome shotgun sequence encodes:
- the LOC136037752 gene encoding uncharacterized protein LOC136037752 — protein sequence MTESRIIESDDYEFKCKKVKTSDDQFQGCANSNLVIQNNPDEQHQLDSPNFSDYLSQRSDIQKVVTTSREICEDIVQLDYSKFPPLEHIPAKGCVIAFKGPNSHHPDSLNYKQAVVCSSNDTQLLLCLIDPIKRAPLGTYCDWFMSDQFSPSSKESDMIESSFEDLVSPVILQYSYDDLCNG from the exons ATGACTGAATCAAGAATAATTGAGAGTGATGATTATGAATTTAAgtgtaaaaaagtgaaaaccaGTGATGATCAATTTCAAGGATGTGCCAATAGTAACCTAGTTATCCAAAACAATCCAGATGAGCAGCATCAACTTGACTCTCCGAACTTTTCTGACTATTTGTCACAAAGGTCAGATATTCAAAAAGTTGTAACCACCAGCAGAGAAATTTGCGAAGATATTGTACAACTTGATTATAGCAAGTTTCCACCTTTAGAGCATATTCCAGCAAAAGGATGTGTGATTGCTTTTAAAGGACCAAACTCTCATCACCCAGACAGTTTGAACTACAAGCAAGCAGTTGTCTGTTCATCCAATGATACTCAATTACTTCTTTGCCTAATTG atccaaTAAAGAGGGCACCACTTGGTACTTACTGTGATTGGTTTATGAGTGATCAGTTCAGTCCTTCTTCCAAAGAAAGTGATATGATAGAATCCTCTTTTGAAGATCTAGTGTCTCCAGTTATTTTACAATATTCCTATGATGACCTCTGTAATGGATAG